A single window of Methylacidimicrobium sp. AP8 DNA harbors:
- a CDS encoding 50S ribosomal protein L25, with protein sequence MARTISLKARERSAVGRHRVRRLRAEGKIPAVLYGRKGHMALEIHAVDLLAALHGRKTEKVLIDLKVEGEEGEQQKLAFLQAIQEHPLTDRILHVDLHELSTDEKIHTEVELHPVGEPVGVRTGGGLLQTPIRHLRISCLPHDLPESISVNVEALDVGQSIHVGDITPPAGVEFLNPKDQVLFTVTAPQTEEAAATQETKEPELVRERKEGGEENEES encoded by the coding sequence GCCGATTGCGGGCGGAAGGAAAAATCCCCGCCGTGCTCTACGGAAGGAAGGGCCATATGGCGCTCGAAATCCACGCCGTGGATCTCCTCGCGGCCCTTCACGGAAGGAAGACGGAAAAAGTGCTGATCGATCTGAAGGTCGAAGGCGAGGAGGGCGAGCAGCAGAAGCTCGCGTTCTTGCAGGCGATCCAGGAGCACCCGCTGACCGATCGCATCCTCCACGTCGACCTGCACGAGCTCTCCACCGATGAGAAGATCCACACCGAGGTTGAGCTTCACCCTGTTGGAGAACCGGTTGGCGTTCGGACCGGCGGAGGTTTGCTGCAAACGCCGATCCGCCACCTGCGCATCAGCTGCCTGCCCCACGATCTTCCGGAGTCGATCTCGGTGAATGTCGAAGCGCTCGACGTAGGCCAGTCGATCCACGTCGGCGACATCACTCCTCCGGCCGGCGTCGAATTTCTCAACCCGAAGGACCAAGTTCTCTTCACGGTTACGGCCCCGCAGACCGAAGAAGCTGCCGCGACGCAGGAGACGAAGGAGCCCGAGCTGGTGCGCGAGCGGAAGGAGGGCGGGGAAGAGAACGAAGAATCCTAG